A DNA window from Bos mutus isolate GX-2022 chromosome 11, NWIPB_WYAK_1.1, whole genome shotgun sequence contains the following coding sequences:
- the ITPRIPL1 gene encoding inositol 1,4,5-trisphosphate receptor-interacting protein-like 1, whose amino-acid sequence MAVISLLFLAVMYVVHHPLLVSDRMDLDTLARSRQLEKRMSEEMRQLELEFEERKRAAEEKQKAENFWRGDTSGDQLVLGKKDRGWPFQVDGQEGPLGWMLGNLWNAGLFCIFLIFELLRQNMQHEPAFDSSSDDDEEEVRVVPITSYNWLTDFPSREALESFHKHHVQNVTRDLPCTCEFVESFVDDLIEACRVLSRREAHPQLEDCLGIGAAFEKWGTLHETQKFDILVPIIPPQGTMFVLEMRDPALGRRCGCVLVESECVCKREKLLGDVLCLVHHHRDHSALVGKSNSSIKAALCTGSHLDVYKTVQWFRNMVGNAWALVAHKYDFKLSLPLSTTCCKLRLDYRSGRFLSIRLVLGVQREDTLVYLVSQAPDQEQVTSVDWPESFAACEHLFLKLVGRFAPENTCHLKCLQIILSLRDLQSLPQGASRPILTSYHFKTALMHLLLRLPLTDWQHDMLSQRLQDILWFLGRGLQQRSLHHFLIGNTFLPLTIPIPKTFRNAEPVNLFQHLVLNPMAHSQAVEEFHNLLAQVKALPCSSLAGAR is encoded by the coding sequence ATGGCTGTGATAAGCCTTCTGTTCTTGGCAGTGATGTACGTTGTCCACCACCCCTTGCTGGTCAGTGACCGGATGGACTTGGACACACTAGCCAGAAGCCGGCAGCTGGAAAAGCGGATGAGCGAGGAGATGCGCCAGTTGGAGCTGGAGTTTGAAGAGAGGAAGCGAGCAGCAGAGGAGAAGCAGAAGGCGGAGAACTTCTGGAGAGGGGACACCTCCGGTGACCAGCTAGTGCTGGGGAAGAAGGACAGGGGGTGGCCGTTCCAGGTGGACGGCCAGGAGGGCCCCCTGGGCTGGATGCTAGGAAATCTGTGGAATGCTGGCctcttttgcatttttctcatttttgagcTCCTGCGACAGAACATGCAGCACGAGCCAGCCTTTGATTCCAGCAGCGACGACGATGAGGAGGAGGTCCGGGTGGTGCCCATCACCTCCTACAATTGGCTCACTGACTTCCCCTCCAGGGAGGCCCTGGAGTCCTTCCACAAACACCACGTCCAGAACGTCACCCGGGACCTGCCCTGCACCTGCGAGTTTGTGGAGAGCTTTGTGGATGACCTCATCGAGGCCTGTCGGGTGCTCAGCCGCCGAGAGGCTCACCCACAGCTGGAGGACTGCCTGGGCATCGGGGCGGCTTTCGAGAAATGGGGAACCCTTCATGAGACCCAGAAGTTTGACATCCTGGTGCCCATCATCCCCCCACAGGGCACAATGTTTGTGCTGGAGATGAGGGATCCGGCCCTCGGCCGCCGCTGTGGCTGCGTGCTGGTGGAGTCAGAATGCGTGTGCAAGCGCGAGAAGCTGCTGGGGGACGTGCTGTGCCTGGTGCACCACCACAGGGACCACTCGGCCCTTGTGGGTAAGTCTAACAGCTCCATCAAGGCGGCGCTCTGCACCGGCTCCCACCTGGATGTGTACAAGACTGTACAATGGTTCCGGAACATGGTGGGCAATGCCTGGGCCCTCGTGGCCCACAAGTATGACTTCAAGCTCAGCTTGCCACTGTCCACCACCTGCTGCAAGCTCAGGCTGGACTACCGCTCGGGCCGCTTCCTCTCCATCCGCCTGGTCCTGGGGGTGCAACGGGAAGACACCTTGGTCTACCTGGTGAGTCAGGCCCCTGACCAGGAACAGGTCACCAGTGTGGACTGGCCCGAGTCCTTTGCAGCCTGTGAGCACCTGTTCCTCAAGCTGGTCGGGCGTTTTGCTCCCGAGAACACCTGTCACCTCAAGTGCCTCCAGATCATTTTGAGTCTCCGGGACCTTCAGAGTTTACCCCAGGGAGCGTCCCGCCCCATCCTCACCTCTTACCACTTCAAGACAGCCCTCATGCACCTGTTACTGCGGCTCCCCCTCACAGACTGGCAACACGACATGCTCTCCCAGCGACTCCAGGACATCCTCTGGTTCCTGGGCCGAGGCCTCCAGCAGAGGTCTCTCCATCACTTCCTCATCGGTAACACCTTCCTGCCCCTGACCATCCCGATTCCCAAGACATTTCGGAATGCTGAGCCCGTCAATCTCTTCCAACACCTGGTGCTAAACCCCATGGCACATTCACAGGCGGTGGAAGAGTTCCACAACCTTCTGGCCCAGGTGAAAGCTCTGCCCTGTTCCTCGCTGGCCGGGGCACGTTGA
- the LOC102283658 gene encoding histone H3.3A, whose product MARTKQTARKSTGGKAPRKQAATKATRKSAPSTGGVKKPHRFRPGTVALREISCYQKSTELLIRKLPFQRLVREIAQDFKTDLRFQSAAIGALQEASEAYLVGLFEDTNLCAIHAKRVTIMPKDIQLARRIRGERA is encoded by the coding sequence ATGGCTCGTACAAAGCAGACTGCCCGAAAATCGACCGGTGGTAAAGCACCGAGGAAGCAAGCAGCTACAAAAGCCACTCGCAAGAGTGCGCCCTCTACTGGAGGGGTGAAGAAACCTCATCGTTTCAGGCCTGGTACTGTGGCACTCCGTGAAATTAGTTGTTATCAGAAGTCCACTGAACTTCTGATTCGCAAACTTCCCTTCCAGCGTCTGGTGCGGGAAATTGCTCAGGACTTCAAAACAGATCTGCGCTTCCAGAGTGCAGCTATTGGTGCTTTGCAGGAGGCAAGTGAGGCTTATCTGGTTGGCCTTTTTGAAGACACCAACCTGTGTGCTATCCATGCCAAACGTGTAACAATTATGCCAAAAGACATCCAGCTAGCACGCCGCATACGTGGAGAACGTGCTTAA